One segment of Desulfosudis oleivorans Hxd3 DNA contains the following:
- a CDS encoding PDDEXK family nuclease has translation MHRSQTCAFCQKPFHFDEKFREFRIGPQFCCIEHLKKFVEKFDPLSFCYTSENEIDADPNLIDKEPWKEIFRLGNSMVVNPIKAFAVFDDSDNHGGERLQDWFDMIREGNYAADNRLSKYRCNPSDLRIVVDKEPTVFSNLLNEKFRSSYEVDVIEVMKISWGWTGMLYEPHGIKMFYAGENQERIYIPDWYDPKNVVYFEVKGFNSWDKCSKDKVIALSEIIGWRRMILIHPMYGAEFGKLANQLRKNG, from the coding sequence ATGCATAGATCCCAGACCTGTGCTTTTTGCCAAAAACCATTTCATTTCGATGAAAAGTTTAGGGAGTTCCGCATAGGCCCCCAATTTTGTTGTATCGAACACCTTAAAAAGTTTGTCGAAAAATTCGATCCTCTTTCATTTTGCTATACAAGTGAAAATGAAATCGATGCTGATCCAAATTTGATAGATAAGGAGCCCTGGAAAGAAATTTTTCGACTTGGTAATTCCATGGTCGTCAATCCGATAAAAGCTTTTGCCGTATTCGATGACTCGGACAATCATGGAGGTGAAAGACTTCAAGATTGGTTTGATATGATTAGAGAAGGTAACTATGCTGCCGATAACCGCCTATCAAAGTATCGGTGTAACCCGAGTGATTTGAGAATAGTAGTAGATAAAGAACCAACAGTTTTTTCAAATTTATTGAATGAAAAATTTAGATCTTCCTATGAGGTGGACGTAATAGAGGTAATGAAGATTTCTTGGGGGTGGACAGGCATGCTTTACGAGCCTCATGGAATAAAAATGTTTTATGCCGGAGAGAATCAAGAAAGAATCTACATTCCTGATTGGTATGATCCAAAAAATGTGGTCTATTTTGAAGTTAAAGGTTTTAATTCATGGGACAAATGTTCAAAAGATAAAGTTATAGCTCTATCAGAAATAATTGGTTGGCGTAGAATGATCTTGATTCATCCAATGTATGGAGCTGAATTTGGAAAACTTGCGAATCAATTACGAAAGAATGGATGA